gaggagccgctataatgacgagctatacgagatgtacggcgacctcactgtcgtacagcgtataaagctcgccaggctccggtgggctggccatgttatacgcatggaaacggcccgtaaagtctttttaggccgtccacaaggacagaggaggcgtggtaggcccaaattgaggtggcaagatggcgtggaggcgtccgccattaaggccgggataacggactggcagacgaaggcgcgagaccgtgagcggtttcggacactcctgaggcaggccaagaccgcaaagcggttgtagcgccggataagtaagtaagtagtttatttttattaatttttgtttcaatccTCCTTTGCCATCAAGAAAACTACGTGTAAATGATCCTGTATTCCTTATTTATACATCGTTGAACTTTACAGTTGAACAGGAATAAAGGTCAATGGTCAGGATTTTAGGCCCATTATTGCAGCTAGCAGCTACGATACAACGACAAGTTCAACGAGCTGTACGGCGTTCTTACGGTCGCATATTAATGCCGACGACCCAACCCGTAAAGTGCTTTAAGGCCATCCACAAGACCAGAGCTTGGTAGGCCCAATTCAAGGCGGCAGAATGACGAGAAGGCTTCCGCCGTTATGGCCGGGATAAAGGATTGACAAACGAAGGTGCGGGAAAATCGTGAGCGATTTTGAACACTCTTGGAGAGGAATAAGATCGCAAAGTGGATGTAGTAAGTAAGTGCTGCAACTACTGATACTACTTTGGTTCTTTAAGTTTAGCTTGAATGGTCCAAGGTTCATATGCATAAAATACTGTCGGGAGTATCGATTTACTGACTATATTTCacagtatttttttatgattcctAGATCTGACCAGTTAATAGAACTCTTATTGGATTTGCGTATTTCCCCTGAACAATAAAATTGAGATGCAAAAATCAAAAGAcccaattcttcttctttttctgctatttggcgtaacgtcctacacgAACATGCTTTgttaggctttcgagacttggAATTTAATTATGCAAAACATGACCAAGTCTACGCTACGCATGACACACCAAGTTCTATTATAACATAAGGCAAGAAAATGAGATCCAAAAGTCCTGGACTGTGCTACAGTAATGGAAAGGCTCAATGTAATTCAACGACATCAGTGGCCATTAAATGTATCACATAAATTGCAAACGAACATGAACGATGTCTTCACATTCATATTCCTATACACTTACCTTTTTGGTCCAAGAATTAGTAACGGTAAACATGTCACGCAACAGCTGAGTACACAGAGACTGTCCAAGATAGTGCTTATATTAGATTGGTTTCAATTATCTGTTGTCAATCCCTAAAACCCGAATGTAGTGAAGTAATGTTCCATAAAATTATCTAATAACAATTCTATTTAAATGATCCAAGATATCTCATTTGATAACATTAATTTACTATTCAAGTATGCAACCACTACCAAGGGAAAATGATCCAATGCTCAGAACAACCTTTTGAACCACCCTGTACTCCCTTCAAGTCAACAAGTGCAACTGCCAAACAGCAAACCCCTTAGCAACCGGAccgctgttttgtttgcccctTAGCAACCACGTCAAACATGTAGTGTTGTTGTGAAAAGTACATGTTATTGTTGAGATCTAAAGAACTTTTGTATCAAAACTTTATCATCGTGTATATTGTACATTCTTAATCGGAATCTTAAGCCAATTGGCCCTCCCCAAACTTGGTGATAATGTTCCGCAACGAGTACAACCTTGCGATGGAGCGAGACTCGGGCAGCGTATCGTCCGTGTCCTCCTTCCAGGTGGACGATCTGATGGAAAAGCTGAAGCTGCTGAACTACGAGCGACTCCTGCTGAAGGAGatgaaaatgaagcaaatcaaTCGCTACTACTTCCTGCGCTCCTTCAACCCGGGCGAACAGTTTTTCATGTTCACCTCGATCTGTGCCTGGCTGATACGCAAGATCGGCAAAACGTTCGACCAGCCGCAGGAGTTTGACGACCCGAACATTGTCATATCGCGCATCATCAAGGTGCTCCAGGAGATGGTATGTAATGGAATTAGAAGATTTATTAGCAAATTGAACGGTGCTCATCATACATTTTGTCTCTTTGTTTGCAGGATGTACCGACCGACTTCCAGACGAACCGGCTCATTCAGGGCGCCGGTCCCATCTGCGTCTACATTATGGACTGTCTGGCCACGCAGGCACTCAAGCTCACCAAGTTCCAGATGAAGCGGCCCGAGTGTCGCAAGGAAGACGACCCGATGGTCGACCTGATCGAGAACGATTCCGAAATCATACTGGAGAAGGTGGAAGAGGAACAGATGGCCGGTGGCAGTGACGACAGTGATGACGAGCGGAACGGTCTCTTCGATCTGAGCTTCTCCGATCCGGCCCGGTCTGGTGTTGGTGTGCGGAAGGAGACACGCGAGTATAAAGTGGATTCCCTGTCGGACAGTGAAGCGTGGCGTTTGGAGCTGGAACGCGTACTGCCGCAGTTGAAGGTGGTCGTAAAGACGGATCCACGTGACTGGAGGGCTCATCTGGAGCAGATGAGAAATTTGCGAAACAACATCGACTCGGTAGGGGTTTGTAATCCTTTTTAGAGAATCCTTCGAATGATTTGAACCATTATTTCAGGCAACGGAGGAAACGGATAGTCAGTTATCGAAGCTACAGTCCGACATTAGCTACGTCATGGAGAAGATCGAAAGCCGCGAAAAGCACCTGAACAACGATCTGAAGGATTTGATCGCCCAGTACAAGGAGATCCTGATCGAGCACAACCAGACGACGGCCCAGATCAAGCAGGCCGAGCAGGAGCGGACCGAACACGAGCACGAACTGTCGAAGATTACGAACGAGCTGGAGAACGTGAAGATTCAGATGGAGCAGCGTGGCAATTCGATGACGGATGGCAGTAAGTGTTGGGGCTTTTTAGTCCCAGGATATCAATGAGCAGCCGAAACTATCATTTTGTTTACCCATTTGCAGGTCCACTGATCAACATCAAGAAGGCGATCTTTCGCATCAAGGAGGAGCTGTGCGAAATGGACATCAAGATTGGCGTGATGGAGCAATCGCTCAACTCGGAGATCGTTCGGCAAGGGACGCAGTACGCGGAGCTGGACTCGCTCGTAATGGCGGCTCActgagcgagaaaaaaaacgctttaagtaaatattgttcattttaaaacaataataaacccTTAAAAACGGTCATGTATCATACAGGTTCAAGTGCAGAAAAGGGAATTTCGTTTTAAAATTACATCACGATCGTTCGTAAATTGCCGATGCAGAAACCAATATAGTAAATCTTATAAGAATTGTGTTCTACACGTCAATCAATCAGAATTCATGCAACCTGTTGAAGTTACGTTCAGAATTAATTCCAATCAGCAATATTAGTGTGTTGGATCTTATTGAGCAAGCggaaattaatatttatacaCACTGATTTAATATGTAATTTAATTGCCATGTTTTAAAAAGGGAAATCTATGGAAAATTCTATCTCcaacataaataaattgtttaaaaaaaataataaaataagaaaacatTGCTTTACATCTTTTGCAAGATCACGATAAACGCCCGTTTCGTGATTTCCTTTCCCATTAATCCCTCCAATAAAATGTCCTCCCTTTTATCTCGTGCACGCCATCCGCCAACAAGCGAACCCGCAGCGCAGCAAATTACATCTTCGAtggaaaatattatttgtttaacTTTTCAACGCCCGATCGCTTCTCAAATCGTGTTCTCCGAAATTCACACGCAACTTACGCGCGACGATCGGCAGAGTTTGTGATAAACAAGAACAAACGCAACGACGAAAAAGACGAAATAAAAAGCACGCCGAAAAAAACTTCACGAGCCCACAGCGTAACCTTTGCGCTTAATTGTACCCCTTTGtggtggagtttttttttttattctctctctttctcagtCATGGCGCTTGTGCTTTTGCCAATTTTGGCGAGGCACAAGGCACACGAACCCCCTAATCAGGTTGTTTGTATTAAATTGGGACACCGATACGCAGCAGTCTGCAAAAGCGCCCATAAAAAAGAGCCGCATTTCAATCAACCCAAGACCAGCAAGATCTTTTACTATAACAAACACGATCGTGATCTTGTTAGCAGATTACATGCGTGCTTAATGTACCCGCCGTGCTTCGAAATGTGCGCGCCTTCCTTGATCGTCGCCCCTAACGATTTGCGAAAAAGTGCAGCACATTCCTTTtgctttgtattttttttttttttgcagcgatCATTTCCAAAATGGAGCATTTTTCTTTCATCCGCAATCAACTCAAAGATTACACGATCCCGCTTGTTAACAGGCCAGGAGGTTTGATCGTTGAGTTTttctgtgttttattttatctattAGTTTCTTGTTGTTGCACGAAACAACTGCATTTCTTTACATTCGTCCCGCCATGTATCATATCCTTTCCATAGTATCACGTCCACGGCAAACGAAGGCGTAGTATTATAGGCGCACACAGCGTATGCAGTTGTAAATTACATTATAACTAACAGTAGTAGCGCAGTTCTGCTTCCTCTCTTCCATTCATCATTCAATAGTGTAGTTAGAGCAAACGGGTAGGCATTAGGACAAAGTTGTAATGTAAAACGCTACATCGTGACACAGTAGAATTGCGAGTAGGAAAATCATTCCCGTTTCCATGATTTACAATTTTGCAATCAACAAgcatttccccccccccccttattTTCACGCCCTTGCACTTATACAAAGCACTACCGTACATACAATCATTTTGtttcgcgcgcgcacacgcacacatcagTTGTGGTTTTTGTTACAGCCTTGTCTGTTTCGCATCATTTCCTCATACTTATTGGCAGGCTCGAGACATACGAGCGCATATCATCtgcatgaacacacacacactttgcctGTTTTTCCTCTACTCTTCTATACAAAAGTTTATAATTTTCCTCAGCATAACTCTTCCAAGCCTCCGTTTGcccgttttgtttgcttcttcttcttccgcaCGCTCACACTCACGTACACACTTCATCAGGTCCCCTGCAGCCACATTCAACATAAGCGTAATGGTTCAAATTTACTAAACAACTAGCTCTGATTATGGTGCCTTCTAATAAACCgtactgttttttgttttatttctttgttttctctctttccctttacACTGTTTTGCTTCCATGTCCGTTCGATTAATTGTATtcgtttgtttctgttttttttatcaaaaaacatTCTATCATACCAGTTTACCAAGATATTTACTTTTGTTatattgtttttctctctttctttgttgattttttttctctatcagCTTCTTATACTAATTTTTATAACAATCTCACCCTTACTTGCCTTTTTCTAAGCAATTTACACTTCTCACACACCAACCTGCTGAAGCTGAGCGCTTCCACCTTTCCGGTGTACCAATCTTAAACTGTTCCTTCCGTTGTTTTTCTCCCTTATTCGATCGtgattgtttgtgtttgattaAAGAAGGAATTGTTATTggtattgcaaaaaaaaaaaaaaacaaaatagagaAGAGACTGTGAATTTGTGAACAAACCCCTTACAGAAGATATTTTACAGCGCTTTTCTCTAGAGAGCTGGCCATTCCGCCGAACTGCTCTTCACATTCGGTTATCACGCATCGCTTCTgactccctctccctctcgctcGCAATGGAATtgctttttgcttgttttgctttttttctgtaaaagGCAGCCCCCGAAGGGAGAGTGTGATGGCTGTGTTGTATGAATTAAGGTGTAATGTACATTTCTTATTCGATTAATGGTTAGATTTTTTAAAGGTTACAACACAAAATGATGGATTAACGTTTTAATTTCGTTATAAAGTTCCCAAAATAATATGCAAAAAAGcctttttaaacaaaataagcactctctctctctctctctctgtagcACATGCGAtcaatcaaacacacatataagTATGTTAGCAATAAAACCTAGTGAGCAGTTACAATGACACTTGCTTATTACATTACACGATGTGCTGCTTAGGAGCtctaatttgcaaaaaaaaaccttttaacTTATTGATTGTGCACAAAACCGAAACAGACGAGCACAGCGCAACTCCCATGGCATATTTTTCCCGTTTATCCTCTCTAGTAGCTCCTAAAATCCGCAACACATTTAGCACACTTTAACACCCCATCatgccctctctctctccatagCCAGCGCTCACAGCTCACTCCCGTCCCGCGCTCCCCGCGAGCGGCAGCGGTGCCACCGCACTGTCACTGTCCTCCTGATCGTTTGCCTCGAGCGACCGGTACTCGGAGTCGGCCGAATCGCTAACATCGTCCGCGATCGACAGCAGCGACTGGCCGGCTACCGGCTGGGTGGTGCTGTTAGTTGCGGTGACAGTGGAGTTGTTGGTGCTGGTGGCTAGCGGATGAGTGCTGCTGGCAGTGGACGCCTCACTGTTGTTACCACTGTCGGCGGCAATGGAGGGTTGGATCAGCGGCGGCTGGTTCGTGCGTGTGACAACGATGGTAGTGTCAGTGGCGCTTGCGTAGCAAGACGATGGTTGTTGGTGATCCTGTGCGGTGGGTTGCGGtagttgttgtggttgttatTAAAGGGTAGCGTGATGAAAcgagaaatagagagaaagagagagttgCATTGCATTCAGTTATTGGATGATCTCGAGCAGGGTTTGATTAGTATTAAAGGAGTGTGAAAGAGCGTTAGAATAAAGGAAAATGATTGCTTACACTGGTTAGCTTGCGTCTGGTGAGGGTGATGATCTTGAGTGATCGTGGTGATGCCGTTGGGCTTGCTGTTAGTATATTCGTGGAGTATGGCGCGTTCGTCATGTGGTGTAGTGTATGTGACGCAAGTCCACCGTCCGGTAAAGCCGTGGCAGTAGTCGCAGTAGTAGTACATATGCATAACGAATCGATggtgattttgtttgtttttgatttattttttttggtaccaGATTATATAGATTAAACGGAACGATTAACATAGTAATGTTTGTACGAAGCACTAGAGCAAGCGGCCAAGCCAAAAAGGGGACTAAACAGCAAAGCAGACAGATGAATAAGCAAACGTTCACAGTGTGCCGGTAGGATATGTGGCCCAAACTTACGTTTAAATTGCACAGAATTACCTATATCTTTCATTTAATCTTTAAAATATCATgcaatattataaaaaaaatagtaaaggAAAATGTACTGATAAGTTAGTAAAAGTTAATGCATCCCAAAAGTGAACCGAAAAtagtgatttttgttttcttcctcaACATCGCTCTAACACGCCAAAACAGATGTGATTTatcaaaggttttttttttattttaaattttctttagAATAATTTCACTGTTTATTTCAtctatgtttctttttgtttgtttgtttcgtcgGTATTAGCATTTGCTCTCGAAGCCCTGAAGCCCTAATGATCATACGATCATACGTAACTGCTCCTCTCgttaatgctgctgctgctgctgcaacacaTATTTAGTCTGACTCGTTGGGCTGTTGTGTGCTACTACAAAAGTACTACACCAagtatcagtgtgtgtgtgtgtgtgtgtgtgtgtgtgtgtgtgtgtgtgtgtgtgtgtgtgtgtgtgtgtgtgtgtgtgtgtgtgtgtgtgtgtgtgtgtgtgtgtctgtgtgtaagTTTAACTTGAGTGGCCTTTCTACGACCCACTAACCACTGTTTCGTCGGTCCATCTCAACTGCTTGCAAAACTTTGTACATCCCCCGAGTGGTTCGAGCGCGCGGCGGTTGAAAATTTGGCTCCGCGCGCCTGTGTTCCTCTgcgcttttcctttcttctctctcctATAGTCTAAACATTAAAACGGCCATCATCACACGGTATAGTTTCtctgttttgattttgcttttttgctacCCTCCCTGTTTCCTTGGCTTTCCCTTTTTGCGCTAGTTTGGAGGGGTGTAATGGTGGTGGCGATGCTCGGGGACTGCGGTCCTGTCCTCACCTATCCTGAGAAATCAATGAGAGCGGGTAAGGTATATGGGCATGTGTGAACGAGTTTTCTGTTTCATATATTCGATGCTTAAAAGAAACACTACACCCTTCCCGTTTTTTTCAGCATTCCCCGTCCCTGTCTACTATTTAACTTTCCTCCGAGCTTTCGGTGGTTTATCATGCACACACAACGCTAAGTTCATTAGTGGATCAGCTGTTTCGTCTTGCTTTCtccctttttgtgttttactgTACACTTtgccctctctctttctatctgcacacacacacaatctgcTTTTACAaccttttctccttttttaaaTCTTCCTTTGTTTTGTTCTCTATCACTGAAATTACATCACCCGACAACAACATGTTCATCATTTTACATCACAATCGTTCTAGATCTCgtgcttcatcatcatcatctcatcTTTAtcctttcatatttttttcttccctccaTTCCTTCATCCTCATTGCTCGTCGCCGTTGAGAAGTAGAAAAGCTTTAAGCAGCATCAGCTGGAGAAAACCGAAGGAGGAGGGTATCACAATcaatgcacacaaaaaaaaaaccgggaacaaaaaaggtaaaacacTGTGCTACACACGATTGCAATGGAGCAAAACGTTATTTAGCAATATATCGTATGCTTCTGttattgttaagaaaggggGAGGGCGAAAAAACACCAGCGGGCGCGCCCCTGAGACGCATGTGTATTTACAACCATTTTCAAGCTAACTACGCATAGTGTAAAGGATTAAAGTCAGCAAGGCAAAAAAGCAAGCAGAAGCAATGCGTTTGGTGTAAGATACAAGCTCCGCTTCGGTCCTGCACGACGTACATATTATAGCTGCACCCGGGCCTCACATACGTTAATGTTAAGCGCAATGCTCATTAGCTATGAATGTGAGTgagtaataaaacataaaatgaacCATGAATATTCAtacaatggtggtggtgatcggTTAAACATTAtgcgacaaaacaaaacacgcaaaGCGGATGGCGATTTTTAGTTGTGCCTTGGCTGAAAATGAAAAGAGCTGTTAATGTGCAACACCGTTCATTGCGATTTGTTAAATGATAGGGAAAAGCTAATTCGAAATGACCATACAATTAACTTAAAAAATAGTTGGGGAGTAGTAGTTGATGCAGATAAACGCTTGATCAGCTGCCTTCGGCGTTTAAAACTTTACATCAACGTTAAATCTTTACCACACATTGTAACTttaccacacaaaaaaggtcaAATGAATGATAATCGATCAAAATAGATGAAGAAAAATGACTCGAAAATGAAGAGGGCGAACGAAAAATGTTGATGAAGCACGAACTGAATGCATAAAATACAGCCTGATCATAAACGATTATGAAAATAATGTACCGAAATGATGTACTATAACTATTCCCGCGCAATGGAGAACAAATGAATGGAACCCAAAAAGTGCACGCTAAAAATGAAGATGAACAATGCAAATGATGCGTGCCacttgtatgtgtgcgtgtgctttaCACAACCCCTTTTTTGGCGGTAGAATGTAGCAGCGGCGAAACCAGCCAACCAAcccgagcgagagagaaaaaggaagtTCTTATCGAACAAAaaccacatacacaaacataaaacacaacCGAAACTAATTCTAAAAAAATAGTAATGAAACAAACTATCACAAGTAGAAATTTACCGTCGCACTgctaccaccaccgccgccggcaCTGTCCGCCAGGtcaccgtcgtcatcgtcgtcgccgtccGCTGGGTCGTCCTCCTCGCACACGCTCTGGTAGCGGATGCGATCGATGCTGCCCGTCGACCCGATCCCGAAGCTGCCCACCACCCCGTCCTCCTCGTCCGTGATGCTAATGTTGCGCTCACGGTAGCTGCTGCGCTGCTGCTCCACCACGCCCGAGTCGATCATGTCCCGGCTGGCGGCGGTGGGCGATTTGCTACCGTCCGCCATGCCACCGGTCGTGCTGCTCGTAGTCGTGGACGACGGTGTCGGGTGGTCGGTTTGTGCGAATGAATCGATCAGCTGGCCACCACCGGCGCTGGTAGTGATCGGTAacgtgccgccgccgccgccgccactcctgctgctgctgctggactgCATTTCGATCGTCACGACGGCCGTCGGTGGTTGCTGCGGGGCAGGGGCCATCTCAGCGGACAATCCGCTGCCTCTGCTCGACGATGGTCGTCCTTTGGAGGGAGGAAAGTgttaaaatcgaaaaaaaatccctaaCCGTAGGTGCCAGTGCTtacctttcttctttttcgacACATTGACCGGCTTTAGCTTGACGCGATAGAAGCACGCACCTTGCGGCACACCGTACCGGTTGTCGTCCCGGCGCGCGTGGCAAAATTCCTTATGTATGACCGTACCGAAGCCGAACAGTGTTTCCGGCTGCTCGCCCCTTACGGTCGGTTGCAGCCCGAGCGCCTGGTAGCTGCTTTCGTGCAAGTAGTAGGTAAACTCGCCCGACTGAAAATTCAACCGAAATTAAATCCCCAACATTAAACCAATGATCCAAACAGTAACAATCGCACACTAACCTGCACAATGTTGTACTGCGAGTTCTTCGGATTCCACACGTACGTCACCGTGTCACCATCCGAGCAGGTCAGCAGCTGCGCCGTATCCATCCGGTGCTTCCGCACCTCGCACGCCAGTGCGTTCTTCTCCTCCTCGAGCGTTCGCAGGTTGTCGTGCAGCTTGTCCAGCCGGTCCGCCAGCTGCTGCCGGTCGGTTTCGAGCGCCTCCATCTGCTCCCGGCAGCTGTGGTCGTTCAGCGGGCTCAGTTCCGGATCGGTCAGCGATTGGATCGTTTCCCGCATGCGCATCACCTCGCGCATCAGCTGCGCCTCCTTTTCGCGCAGCTCCTCCAGCTGCCGGTCCTTCTCGTCCAGGATGCGCTTGTACACGTCCTGGCTGCCGCTGCCGGGCGAACCGGCCGCACCGTACGATCGGTGCAATCGATGGTTGCCCGCACTGCCCGCACTGCCAacgatgctgctgccgccccCGATCGCATTCGCTTCCCACCGTTGACGCTCCTCCTCCACGGCCGCCTTTATCGCCTGCTCTTTCTCCCGCTGCAGGTCGAGCCGGACCTGCGCCAGCAGCTGCTCGTGCGTTCCAATGTCGATCATGTCCGGCTTCTCGATCTTCTCCAGGCTCGTGTCCGACGGCGACCGGTCCATGCTGGTGGCCATCAGCTTGAACCGGCACCGCAACGATTCCATCTCCGTCCGGTGCTTGTGCTCCAGCTGCTCGATCGCTTCCTGGATCGCTTTCCTGCGGTCCACCTCGGCGCTCGCCAGCTGCTCCTCCAGCCGGCGGATCACCTCGCGCATCTGCGCGATCTGGTCGCTCAGCTCCCGCTTTTCCTGCTCGTAGCTCGACACCGTCTCGATGTGGCTCGCCTTCATCGTGCTGTTGTCCGACCGGAGCGACTGTATCTCATCGTCCTTGTGGTGGATGCTTTTGCGCAGATCGTTCATCTCCAGCTCGTGGTCGACGGTCAGCTGCTGGATCGTTTCCCGCTCGCGGTTGCGCGCCAGCTGCTGGATGTCGTTCCACGCCCGGTTCATTGCACCGAGCTCCGACTGGAACTGGGTGCGGTTGCTATCCGCCTCCGCCCGCACCCGTGCCAGCTGGTCGCGCAGCATCATAATCGAGTCCTGCGACAGCTGGTACACGCTGCTGAGCAAACCCTTGAGCCTTTCCACCTCCAGGCGCGTGGTGCCGAGATTATCCTGCATTAAAACAGCGAACAAAGCAAGATTAAATATTAATAGGGTCGTTTAAGAGGGCTAAAGCTGAGTGCATCGTCAGTTAGTCTTTTGTTAAACAGGTCTACCCTTTCTTGCTATGGTGCATCGTAAATGAAGCAACTAAAAGGAAACAATAAGCAATAGATGTGTGCATTATATAATAAGATAAAGTTTTCCAATTGGATTATACAATTTGGCCATTCCGGTACATATTGCCCCAAATAAAGACAAAGATGGGGAAAAGTAAATCGATAGTtggatcgaaaaaaaaatataacaaccaaaaacatcaagaaacgcaacaaaaaacaacaaataaaaaagtgtttttagtaaaacagcaaaaaaaggtgGAGGTTTCCACTTCCTTTTCTCTGTGAACGTTTCTagttctctttctctgtctttctctctctctctctctgtaccTGCAGGAGCAAAATGACGGTGCCCTCGTCATAACTGCTGCGACCGCGGGCCAGCAGACAATCGGCGAACGACGCCCGAAACTCTTGATGTTGGTGGtatagctgctgctgctgttggtgctgctggtacGGCTGGTGGCTGGTGTGCTCCAGCTGCTGGCGCCGTTCGACGCTGGCCGCACTGGACGGCAGCGATTCGTCGATGTAAAACTCGCTATTAATAAACTCGCCCTCGTCGCCGGGCGATCGCAACAGTGCCGTACCGCCCGGGCTCGGTTCCATCagggcgagcagcagcagctcctgcGAGCTGCTCGAGCGCTCCGATGAGGAGGTGCGGGTTAAAATGCCCCTCCGCAGCCGGCGCCCACCGTCCAGCGTGCTCGCCGGTACGTACAGCGGGCAGCGACCGTCAAGGCTCGCCCCAAGAATGCCGGCTGCAGGTGAAGCAGCATTTTCCTCCAGTATGGTAGCCGGATGgtggtagcccggcagcaggGCTGCTGGCTGCTGTTCGGACagtttaccaccaccaccgctgccgCTCACatcctcaccaccaccaccgtgctCAACACTCGCTATTGCAACATTGTCAGCAGAAGCGgaagtggtggtagtagtagcgCTTGTCAAAGTGTTAGTAGCATACATGCAGCTAGCGACAGTGTTAGTAGGGGTAGTAGTGTTTGTCCCAGTGATCGTAGTAACGTTTGGGGAGTGTGTGTCGTCGTCATAGCGCACCTCTGTAAGCGTTTCCGCACAAACCGTCTCCACCGGCTCGGTGCAGGTGGCCACACTGCACGTCtctaccaccgccaccgccgccgccggtgcGTCCTCCTGCGTCGAGCGGCCACCGACGGGACTCTGATTTTGAACCTTCTCGTAATCCTCGGTGTCGGTTTCCGATTCTGCTCCGACCCTGCACGATAAAACAAGTGAATTTCAGTGAAAATGTATCCAAAACAGATTGAAATTACACACTGCCGGCGACGTACTTATCACTCTCTTTCCCGCCCGACTGCTGTTCCGGCGCATTGTCACTGCTGGACGTAGCGCCGTCTTTGCTGCGTACCGAGGCATCGTCCTTTCCGGTGCCACTGCCGTCatcttgctgctgcagctgctgctgctctaccGATCGAGTTTGAAAAAAATCTATCACAGAAGCTATGTTCGGTAGCGGAATTTTCTCCGTCAGTTCGGGCAGGTAGCGGGACAGCTCCTCCAGGTCTGCGCCAATGGGAAGAAACGGAACCGAAAAacaattgtaaaaataatgtatAATGCAAATTCGAACGCTTTCGCACTCGACCGTACCCTGCTTGTCCAGCGCTGGTAGACTAGAATCGAACACCGATGGTGCCTGGATGGCGTAGGACGGTGGCATATCGGTCATGCCCGGAAAGAGCGAGCTCAGGAAGTGCCCTTCGAAGATGGAGGTAAAGTCCTGCCGCCTTGCAACCTCCTCGTTGTGTATCGCCATCAGCCGGCATGCCAAATCGGAAGCCCACTATGAAAAAGAGGGAAATAAATTTCGATAATGAACAGAAAATATCTTTCCCCTCTGTAGGGGTGATTTCCA
This sequence is a window from Anopheles merus strain MAF chromosome 3R, AmerM5.1, whole genome shotgun sequence. Protein-coding genes within it:
- the LOC121597950 gene encoding RB1-inducible coiled-coil protein 1 isoform X4 gives rise to the protein MMFVFHVDQGRMLTFKMECMFEDIRRLKELIERNHAIPARSIVLLVSGGELLEDESRACHYATGTDTNPIYMFCKTVGESPLLSPGPIKETEVDLDGLVRKSLELPVTFAGMAARAQLAQRIYEMGREELRRCESLIHEQHLQQQGWAAVVANMEDTIKEFQERCEYFNRYYEEQLRMYEEQMDILHSFDKSLQQLADIPILSSLMENAESRPYGVFDEVFNPSRAGSNTDQQSSSAAGGSAGGGGGGSGGVIVSTSGGGPPPDIEGKPDGDTVTEEGQKVEATGSGTELATVEDGGGEVALTEGERAKGISLLDWISAMEGQLTLKRMAEECRINIEKFNRNLLVNLNDRIEKAVKASQNVDIKVVKGLEERLRGLDELLAKAKKQLGDQNGLAEGIAKNQQSASKINDASVLPQLCVSHQNTLQLMKKNHADLLEYKRRCTVAKEELGLNLTKRIKYIMNVETRVHELDSTLQLYHTSLQRLQKHLSIIEQIHMVPCIYVSAVTEVVRRRMFSSAFLRWASDLACRLMAIHNEEVARRQDFTSIFEGHFLSSLFPGMTDMPPSYAIQAPSVFDSSLPALDKQDLEELSRYLPELTEKIPLPNIASVIDFFQTRSVEQQQLQQQDDGSGTGKDDASVRSKDGATSSSDNAPEQQSGGKESDKVGAESETDTEDYEKVQNQSPVGGRSTQEDAPAAAVAVVETCSVATCTEPVETVCAETLTEDNLGTTRLEVERLKGLLSSVYQLSQDSIMMLRDQLARVRAEADSNRTQFQSELGAMNRAWNDIQQLARNRERETIQQLTVDHELEMNDLRKSIHHKDDEIQSLRSDNSTMKASHIETVSSYEQEKRELSDQIAQMREVIRRLEEQLASAEVDRRKAIQEAIEQLEHKHRTEMESLRCRFKLMATSMDRSPSDTSLEKIEKPDMIDIGTHEQLLAQVRLDLQREKEQAIKAAVEEERQRWEANAIGGGSSIVGSAGSAGNHRLHRSYGAAGSPGSGSQDVYKRILDEKDRQLEELREKEAQLMREVMRMRETIQSLTDPELSPLNDHSCREQMEALETDRQQLADRLDKLHDNLRTLEEEKNALACEVRKHRMDTAQLLTCSDGDTVTYVWNPKNSQYNIVQSGEFTYYLHESSYQALGLQPTVRGEQPETLFGFGTVIHKEFCHARRDDNRYGVPQGACFYRVKLKPVNVSKKKKGRPSSSRGSGLSAEMAPAPQQPPTAVVTIEMQSSSSSRSGGGGGGTLPITTSAGGGQLIDSFAQTDHPTPSSTTTSSTTGGMADGSKSPTAASRDMIDSGVVEQQRSSYRERNISITDEEDGVVGSFGIGSTGSIDRIRYQSVCEEDDPADGDDDDDGDLADSAGGGGGSSATVNFYL